In one window of Duganella dendranthematis DNA:
- a CDS encoding GGDEF domain-containing protein, with the protein MNLATCPHPAANPHLADPSYDNVTTLPTRTPFARTLAQQLVAFWPRASTLMLIDLDGFTAVNSSLGQAAGDEILRQFTQRLRNLAPQRAMLGRLGSDEFALLLPGHPDLHAAARMATQIRSALDTPFDLPGGELLLSACIGIASCPAHGVDDASLIQCASIALRQAKQQGRDVCCFYANPTAPAIRAR; encoded by the coding sequence ATGAACCTCGCTACCTGCCCACACCCCGCAGCTAACCCCCATCTGGCCGACCCCAGCTACGACAATGTGACCACCTTGCCAACGCGCACGCCTTTCGCGCGTACGCTGGCCCAGCAACTGGTGGCGTTCTGGCCGCGCGCCAGCACGCTGATGCTGATCGACCTCGATGGATTCACCGCCGTCAACAGCAGCCTTGGCCAGGCGGCCGGTGATGAAATCCTGCGCCAGTTCACCCAGCGGCTGCGCAACCTCGCACCGCAACGCGCCATGCTGGGGCGACTTGGCAGCGATGAATTCGCACTACTGCTGCCGGGCCATCCGGACCTGCATGCGGCGGCGCGCATGGCGACGCAGATCCGCAGCGCGCTGGATACACCGTTCGACCTGCCGGGCGGCGAACTGCTGCTCAGCGCCTGCATCGGCATCGCCAGCTGCCCAGCGCACGGCGTCGATGACGCCTCGCTGATCCAGTGCGCCAGCATCGCGCTGCGCCAGGCCAAGCAACAAGGGAGGGATGTCTGCTGCTTCTACGCCAACCCCACGGCGCCAGCGATCAGGGCACGGTAA
- a CDS encoding response regulator transcription factor — protein sequence MSTDANVFLVDDQPAVLKSLTRLLTAAGYTVQPYQTAQAFLDSGNAGAEGCLVLDMSMPEMNGLALQQALAQRASLLLIIFLTGHGDLDSGIRAMKLGAADFLTKPVDDSRLIAAIEQALQRNRQLRADDAERAELNERLHSLTPREVEVMNLVIEGLLNKQIAAQLGTVEKTVKVHRARVMTKMQVRSVTALVRLVDRLRAGPPP from the coding sequence ATGAGCACGGACGCAAACGTGTTTCTGGTCGACGACCAGCCGGCCGTGCTGAAAAGCCTGACGCGGCTGCTGACGGCGGCTGGCTACACGGTGCAGCCCTACCAAACGGCGCAAGCCTTCCTTGACAGCGGCAATGCTGGCGCCGAGGGCTGCCTGGTGCTTGACATGTCGATGCCGGAGATGAACGGCCTGGCCCTCCAACAGGCACTGGCGCAGCGCGCCAGCCTGCTGCTGATCATATTCCTGACCGGGCACGGCGATCTGGACAGCGGCATCCGCGCGATGAAGCTGGGCGCCGCCGACTTCCTGACCAAGCCGGTCGACGACAGCCGGCTGATCGCCGCCATCGAACAGGCCTTGCAGCGCAACCGCCAGCTGCGCGCCGACGACGCCGAACGCGCCGAACTCAACGAGCGCCTGCACAGCCTGACACCGCGCGAGGTCGAGGTGATGAACCTGGTCATTGAAGGGCTGCTCAACAAGCAGATCGCGGCGCAACTCGGCACCGTGGAAAAGACCGTCAAGGTGCACCGCGCCCGCGTCATGACGAAAATGCAAGTGCGCTCGGTGACGGCCCTGGTGCGGCTGGTCGACCGCCTGCGCGCCGGCCCGCCGCCGTAG
- a CDS encoding substrate-binding periplasmic protein, protein MALDAVPLSSFARQVAARELLVVGTRFEGIYERRDNGDFAGMGVELLRLYAGRHGYHLRFELYPWRRAQELINSGAADVLIGPYKSVERQRTMRFSAQPFFRDQVAFYVRADRMPIWEGDYDMLKGRRIVTLNGWTYGPAFTRAQAQLNISVANSVESGLKMLAIGHVEMFATNRRDTDPVVTALGLQDTVMALAPLIDVQDAYFAYPLAPRQRDLPAQMDQLLADMRKSGELQRLARRFGVTVP, encoded by the coding sequence ATGGCGCTTGACGCCGTGCCGCTATCATCTTTTGCCCGCCAGGTTGCAGCGCGCGAGCTGCTGGTGGTGGGAACCCGCTTTGAAGGTATTTACGAACGCCGCGACAACGGCGATTTCGCCGGCATGGGCGTGGAGTTGTTGCGCCTGTACGCCGGGCGCCATGGCTATCATCTGCGTTTCGAGCTTTACCCGTGGCGGCGCGCGCAGGAATTGATTAACAGCGGCGCCGCCGATGTGCTGATCGGCCCGTACAAATCAGTCGAGCGTCAACGCACCATGCGCTTCAGCGCGCAGCCGTTTTTCCGCGACCAGGTGGCGTTTTACGTGCGCGCCGACCGCATGCCGATCTGGGAGGGGGATTACGACATGCTCAAGGGCCGGCGCATTGTCACGCTCAACGGCTGGACCTACGGCCCGGCCTTCACCCGCGCACAGGCGCAGCTCAATATCAGCGTGGCCAATTCGGTCGAAAGTGGCTTGAAGATGCTGGCCATCGGCCATGTGGAGATGTTTGCCACCAACCGCCGCGACACCGACCCGGTGGTGACAGCCCTTGGCCTGCAGGACACGGTGATGGCGCTGGCGCCTCTGATCGACGTGCAGGATGCCTACTTCGCCTATCCGCTCGCGCCGCGCCAGCGCGACCTGCCGGCGCAGATGGACCAGCTGCTGGCCGACATGCGCAAGAGCGGTGAACTGCAACGACTGGCGCGCCGCTTCGGCGTTACCGTGCCCTGA
- a CDS encoding response regulator transcription factor has protein sequence MDTTLPWVAVVDDEESIRRALLRLLRSAGIPALAFDGADSFLAALPAGAPCCALLDIHMPRRSGLELQALLADQAPQTGVIIMTGHHTPEEYARAQHYRPLAYLHKPVNDLQLLAAIGAVCPSWSLS, from the coding sequence ATGGACACCACACTACCCTGGGTTGCTGTAGTCGACGACGAAGAAAGCATCCGTCGCGCGCTGCTGCGCTTGCTGCGCTCGGCCGGCATCCCTGCCCTCGCCTTCGACGGCGCCGACAGTTTTCTCGCCGCGCTGCCGGCCGGCGCTCCATGCTGCGCGCTGCTGGACATTCACATGCCGCGGCGCTCCGGCCTGGAGTTGCAGGCGCTGCTGGCCGATCAGGCGCCGCAGACCGGCGTCATCATCATGACCGGGCATCACACGCCGGAAGAATATGCCCGTGCGCAGCACTACCGGCCATTGGCCTACCTGCACAAACCGGTGAACGATCTGCAATTGCTGGCCGCCATCGGCGCCGTCTGTCCTTCCTGGAGTCTGTCATGA
- the nadC gene encoding carboxylating nicotinate-nucleotide diphosphorylase has translation MSTLVNKFAPFDDALKSAFESNLLAALLEDVGTGDLTGLLVPEGGRAKARVIVREDAVLCGAPWFEGVMNCMQAGIEIDWQYAEGDLMKADSVVCTIEGPARALLTAERGALNFMQLLSGVATATRKYVDVIAGTRAAILDTRKTLPGLRLAQKYAVRVGGGQNQRLALYDGILIKENHIAAAGGITNAVLAAKALDKGVSIQVEVESLDELKEALDAGAVSILLDNFDTGMMREAVVINAGRALLEASGGINFDTVRAIAETGVDRISIGSLTKDIRATDYSLRIVG, from the coding sequence ATGAGCACTCTGGTAAACAAGTTCGCGCCGTTTGACGACGCGTTGAAATCGGCCTTTGAATCCAATCTGCTGGCGGCGTTGCTGGAAGATGTCGGCACTGGCGACCTGACTGGTTTGCTGGTGCCGGAAGGCGGCCGTGCCAAGGCACGCGTGATCGTGCGCGAGGATGCGGTGCTGTGCGGCGCGCCGTGGTTTGAAGGCGTGATGAACTGCATGCAGGCCGGGATCGAAATCGACTGGCAGTACGCCGAAGGCGATTTGATGAAGGCCGACAGCGTGGTCTGCACCATCGAAGGTCCGGCGCGCGCGCTGCTGACGGCGGAACGCGGGGCACTCAACTTCATGCAGCTGCTGTCTGGCGTGGCCACCGCCACCCGCAAGTATGTGGACGTAATCGCAGGCACCCGCGCCGCGATTCTCGACACCCGCAAAACTTTACCGGGCCTGCGCCTGGCGCAGAAGTATGCGGTGCGCGTGGGCGGCGGCCAGAATCAGCGTCTGGCGCTGTACGACGGTATCCTGATCAAGGAAAACCACATTGCTGCGGCGGGCGGCATCACCAACGCGGTGCTGGCAGCCAAGGCGCTGGACAAGGGCGTATCGATCCAGGTGGAAGTGGAATCGCTGGATGAGTTGAAGGAAGCACTGGATGCGGGCGCCGTCTCCATCCTGCTGGATAACTTCGACACCGGCATGATGCGCGAAGCGGTGGTGATCAACGCCGGCCGCGCGCTGCTGGAAGCCTCGGGCGGCATCAACTTCGACACCGTGCGCGCGATTGCCGAAACGGGCGTCGACCGCATCTCGATCGGCAGCCTTACCAAGGATATCCGGGCAACCGATTATTCTTTGCGCATCGTCGGCTAA